The following proteins are co-located in the Noviherbaspirillum sp. UKPF54 genome:
- a CDS encoding O-acetylhomoserine aminocarboxypropyltransferase/cysteine synthase family protein: MKIETLAVHAGYTPDPTTKSVAVPIYQTVAYAFDSAQHGADLFDLKVPGNIYTRIMNPTQDILEKRVAALEGGIAALAVASGMAAITYAVQTICEAGDNIVSASTLYGGTYNLFAHTLPQMGIQARFADSRKPESFAPLIDGRTKAIFCESVGNPLGNVTDIAKLADIAHAHGIPLIVDNTVPSPYLCRPFEHGADIVVHALTKYLGGHGNSIGGAIVDSGKFPWAEHKERFKRLNEPDVSYHGVVYTEALGPAAYIGRARVVPLRNMGAAISPMNSFLILQGIETLALRMDRICDNALAIARHLKSHPKVAWVNYAGLEDHPDHALVQKYMEGKASGILSFGLKTADKTDPRAAGARVLDAMKLFTRLVNIGDAKSLVTHPASTTHRQLNAEELAKAGVSEDMLRLSVGIEHIDDLISDLDQALAAA; encoded by the coding sequence ATGAAAATCGAAACTCTTGCGGTGCACGCCGGTTATACGCCCGATCCGACGACGAAGTCGGTGGCGGTGCCGATCTACCAGACAGTGGCTTACGCGTTCGATAGCGCGCAGCATGGTGCCGACTTGTTTGACCTGAAAGTGCCGGGCAATATCTACACCCGCATCATGAACCCGACTCAGGATATCCTGGAAAAGCGTGTTGCAGCCCTGGAGGGCGGCATCGCCGCGCTCGCCGTCGCCTCCGGCATGGCCGCCATCACCTACGCCGTCCAGACCATCTGCGAAGCCGGCGACAACATTGTTTCCGCCAGCACGCTGTACGGCGGCACGTATAACCTGTTTGCGCATACGCTGCCGCAAATGGGCATCCAGGCGCGCTTCGCCGACTCGCGCAAGCCGGAAAGCTTTGCGCCACTGATCGATGGCCGTACCAAGGCGATCTTTTGCGAATCGGTCGGCAACCCGCTGGGCAATGTCACTGATATCGCCAAGCTGGCCGACATCGCGCATGCGCATGGCATTCCGCTCATCGTCGACAACACCGTGCCGAGCCCTTATCTGTGCCGTCCGTTCGAGCACGGCGCCGACATCGTCGTGCACGCGCTCACCAAGTACCTGGGCGGCCACGGCAACAGTATCGGCGGCGCGATCGTCGACAGCGGCAAATTCCCGTGGGCCGAGCACAAGGAGCGTTTCAAGCGCCTCAACGAACCCGATGTTTCGTATCACGGCGTGGTCTATACCGAAGCGCTGGGCCCGGCCGCGTACATCGGACGCGCTCGCGTCGTCCCGTTGCGCAACATGGGCGCGGCGATCTCGCCGATGAATTCCTTCCTCATCCTGCAGGGCATCGAAACGCTGGCGCTGCGCATGGACCGCATTTGCGACAATGCGTTGGCGATCGCGCGGCACCTCAAATCACACCCCAAGGTCGCCTGGGTCAACTACGCCGGGCTGGAAGACCACCCGGACCATGCACTGGTGCAGAAATACATGGAAGGCAAGGCGTCCGGCATCTTGTCCTTCGGACTAAAAACGGCGGACAAAACCGACCCGCGCGCCGCCGGCGCCCGCGTGCTCGACGCAATGAAGCTGTTTACGCGGCTGGTCAACATCGGCGATGCCAAGTCCCTGGTCACCCATCCGGCATCGACCACGCATCGTCAGCTCAACGCGGAAGAACTGGCGAAAGCGGGCGTATCAGAAGACATGCTGCGCCTGTCTGTCGGAATTGAGCATATCGACGATCTGATTTCTGATTTGGATCAGGCGCTGGCAGCGGCATAA
- the cysK gene encoding cysteine synthase A, translating into MSQWFEDNSLSIGRTPLVRLNRVTDGAAATVLAKIEGRNPAYSVKCRIGAAMVWDAEKRGLLGPGKELVEPTSGNTGIALAFVAAARGIPLTLTMPETMSIERRKLLLGYGAKLVLTEGPKGMNGAIAKAEEIVASDPGKYVLLQQFKNPANPAIHEATTGPEIWQDTDGKVDIFVSGVGTGGTITGVSRYLKKAKGANVVSVAVEPSASPVLTQTRAGEPLKPAPHKIQGLGAGFVPEVLDMSLVDAIETVGNEEAIDCARRLIREEGILCGISSGAAAAAALRWARREENAGKTIVVVLPDSGERYLSSVLFEGMFDASGMPL; encoded by the coding sequence ATGTCGCAATGGTTCGAAGATAACTCGCTGTCCATCGGCCGCACTCCGCTGGTGCGCCTGAACCGCGTCACCGACGGCGCCGCCGCCACCGTGCTGGCCAAGATCGAGGGCCGCAACCCGGCCTATTCGGTCAAATGCCGGATCGGCGCGGCCATGGTGTGGGATGCGGAAAAGCGCGGCTTGCTCGGGCCCGGCAAGGAATTGGTCGAGCCCACCAGCGGCAATACCGGCATCGCGCTCGCGTTCGTCGCCGCCGCGCGCGGCATTCCGCTCACGCTCACCATGCCGGAGACGATGAGCATCGAGCGCCGCAAGCTGTTGCTCGGTTACGGCGCCAAGCTGGTGCTGACCGAAGGGCCGAAGGGCATGAACGGCGCCATCGCCAAGGCGGAAGAAATCGTCGCTTCCGATCCGGGCAAGTACGTGTTGCTGCAGCAGTTCAAAAATCCGGCCAACCCGGCCATCCATGAAGCCACCACCGGCCCGGAAATCTGGCAGGACACCGACGGCAAGGTCGACATCTTCGTGTCGGGCGTCGGCACCGGGGGCACCATCACCGGCGTGTCGCGCTACCTGAAGAAGGCTAAAGGCGCCAATGTCGTATCGGTCGCGGTGGAGCCGAGCGCGTCTCCGGTACTGACCCAGACCCGGGCCGGCGAGCCCTTGAAGCCGGCTCCGCACAAAATCCAGGGCCTGGGCGCCGGCTTCGTGCCGGAAGTGCTCGACATGAGTCTGGTGGATGCGATCGAAACCGTCGGCAACGAGGAAGCGATCGATTGCGCGCGCCGACTGATCCGCGAGGAGGGCATCCTGTGCGGCATTTCCAGCGGTGCGGCAGCCGCGGCCGCCTTGCGCTGGGCCAGGCGCGAAGAGAACGCGGGCAAGACCATCGTGGTGGTGCTGCCGGATTCGGGCGAACGCTACTTGAGTTCGGTGCTGTTCGAAGGCATGTTCGACGCCAGCGGCATGCCGTTGTAA
- a CDS encoding alpha/beta fold hydrolase, giving the protein MRFSEDRLATLKCSDHVERCIHIWEPKQPRAIILALHGGMAHAGDYVTPARYFRERGIATVSFDMVGHDRKKRVDIPSFGSFLDDAELFLHWVKRNYTGLPIFVMGHSMGALIATHLGLERFGRDRDIKGFILSSPYYVNAIKVPRLLVSLSTVLATLFPKMKVPLASMTNVLTHDPIITARHFADEKDHVRATEVTFRFAHALQQAQATLVGKLSTWPYPLFAVVAGDDKLADANATEAMLKTVSPDLLEYHFYPGNYHENFNELNREEIFMKILDWLNNRLTLVQNAA; this is encoded by the coding sequence ATGAGATTTTCCGAAGATAGGCTAGCGACGCTCAAATGCAGTGACCACGTCGAACGCTGCATACATATCTGGGAACCCAAACAGCCAAGAGCGATCATCCTGGCCTTACATGGCGGCATGGCTCACGCCGGCGACTATGTGACGCCCGCTCGCTATTTCCGCGAACGAGGTATCGCGACGGTGAGTTTTGACATGGTTGGCCACGACCGCAAGAAGCGCGTCGACATTCCCAGCTTCGGCAGCTTTCTAGACGATGCGGAGCTGTTTCTGCACTGGGTAAAACGCAACTACACAGGGCTGCCGATCTTCGTGATGGGGCACTCGATGGGAGCGCTGATTGCCACTCACCTCGGGCTGGAACGGTTCGGACGCGATCGCGATATCAAGGGTTTCATCCTTTCCTCTCCTTACTACGTGAACGCAATCAAGGTGCCCCGGCTGCTGGTTTCGCTGTCTACCGTCCTGGCCACGCTCTTTCCGAAGATGAAAGTGCCGCTGGCATCCATGACGAACGTACTGACCCACGATCCGATTATCACGGCACGCCATTTCGCGGACGAGAAAGACCATGTGCGGGCAACCGAAGTCACCTTCCGTTTTGCCCATGCCCTGCAACAAGCGCAGGCAACACTGGTTGGAAAGCTGTCCACATGGCCTTATCCCTTGTTTGCGGTGGTTGCCGGCGATGACAAGCTAGCCGACGCCAATGCGACGGAAGCCATGCTGAAAACCGTGAGCCCCGATTTGCTCGAATATCATTTTTATCCGGGCAACTATCATGAGAATTTCAACGAGCTTAATCGCGAAGAAATTTTCATGAAAATTCTAGACTGGCTAAATAATCGACTGACACTCGTGCAAAATGCCGCATAA
- a CDS encoding HD-GYP domain-containing protein, which translates to MPTVPAAAEGIEVNPFDMVLCLARAIDFLHPAVSEHHLRVAYAASCVAEELGLSGAQIEDVLIAGALHDLAAVSSPAWAGLLEDALTQDLLSRTQISDEVHRHGMQGYLMLRDCLPFARAAHAIRFHHVDWDFGRGGEFGGIPVPLSSHILRLADRVAVLPGDSADVLAQAAGLRAAVASGRNRLFHPDVADAFDALSHKESFWLDLTSRHKERILMRRFGGATVPFDLDGLRALSRIFGRIIDYRSAFTATHSSGVAATSEGLATRLGLAPAQRGLIGVAGYLHDIGKLAVPPALLDKPGRLTAQEMFVIKQHPYYTHQILSTVPGLEQVDIWASLHHERLDGTGYPFRTRDIPPGARIIAVADVFTAITEDRPYRRGMARAECLAVLDKQVCDGALDGDIVAILRRDFDDIQQIRNLSQQAAVAQE; encoded by the coding sequence GTGCCGACCGTGCCCGCTGCCGCCGAGGGAATCGAGGTCAACCCGTTTGACATGGTGCTGTGCCTGGCGCGCGCCATCGATTTCCTGCATCCCGCCGTGTCGGAACATCACCTGCGGGTGGCCTATGCGGCATCCTGCGTGGCCGAGGAACTCGGCTTGAGCGGCGCGCAGATCGAGGATGTGCTGATCGCCGGCGCCTTGCACGACCTGGCCGCCGTCAGCTCGCCGGCCTGGGCCGGGCTGCTGGAGGACGCCCTGACGCAGGACTTGCTCAGCCGTACCCAGATATCGGATGAAGTGCACCGGCATGGCATGCAGGGCTATCTCATGCTGCGCGACTGCCTGCCTTTCGCCCGGGCCGCGCATGCCATCCGCTTTCATCATGTCGACTGGGATTTCGGCCGCGGCGGCGAATTCGGCGGCATCCCGGTTCCGCTGTCGAGCCATATCCTGCGCCTGGCGGACCGCGTGGCGGTGCTGCCCGGCGACAGCGCCGATGTGCTGGCGCAGGCTGCGGGCCTGCGCGCGGCGGTCGCTTCCGGGCGCAATCGCCTGTTTCATCCGGACGTGGCCGACGCGTTCGACGCGCTCTCGCACAAGGAGTCCTTCTGGCTCGACCTGACCAGCCGCCACAAGGAGCGCATCCTCATGCGCCGCTTCGGCGGCGCCACCGTGCCGTTCGACCTGGACGGCCTGCGCGCGCTGTCCAGGATCTTCGGCCGGATCATCGATTACCGCAGCGCGTTTACCGCGACGCATTCAAGCGGGGTGGCCGCCACCAGCGAAGGACTGGCGACGCGTCTGGGGCTGGCGCCGGCGCAGCGCGGGCTGATCGGCGTGGCCGGCTATTTGCACGACATCGGCAAGCTGGCGGTGCCGCCGGCGCTCCTGGACAAGCCGGGCAGGCTGACGGCGCAGGAAATGTTCGTCATCAAGCAGCACCCGTACTACACGCATCAGATCCTGTCGACGGTGCCGGGCCTGGAGCAGGTCGATATCTGGGCCTCGCTGCACCATGAACGCCTCGACGGCACCGGCTATCCATTCCGTACACGCGACATTCCGCCTGGCGCGCGCATCATCGCCGTGGCCGACGTATTTACCGCCATCACCGAAGACCGGCCTTATCGCCGCGGCATGGCACGCGCCGAGTGTCTGGCGGTTCTCGACAAGCAGGTGTGCGACGGCGCGCTAG
- a CDS encoding radical SAM/SPASM domain-containing protein gives MTALHHPAPSVSHNHPIIGNRAELNLFTTLRCNLKCTYCSESAVVGSQGKVSYSLDALDHFIRTHLSAHEIYVTFYGGEPTLNVGFMEQVMQRYPNFRFQLQTNGTLLHRLPDHILARLSNVLVSVDGGENITDGFRGKGIYRRVLAKTAEIRERLAGSLTARVTWGSADTTFEELDALLESFDYVYWQFVQDDKAYDEDAVAKKRRVLSRLVERFFAGGELYRFIPIMGVVRNKVLPSRAMELTSGFTQCRSSTHILNVLPDGSIYPCPDMTDKPAMQHGSVVENWLRRSPLQPHSDMPCGSCSAYSFCRGNCMKNLHVAYVEGDAHYRSKVVEPVCELVKFLGEEVDRHDPHAWYANAPLAVRNEVANCEVYEYVEVMP, from the coding sequence ATGACAGCATTGCATCACCCTGCCCCATCCGTTTCGCACAATCACCCGATCATCGGTAACCGGGCCGAGCTGAACCTGTTCACCACGCTGCGCTGCAACCTGAAGTGCACCTATTGCTCGGAAAGCGCGGTGGTCGGCTCGCAAGGCAAGGTCAGCTATTCGCTCGATGCGCTCGACCATTTCATTCGTACTCATTTGAGCGCGCATGAAATCTATGTCACCTTCTACGGCGGCGAGCCGACCCTGAACGTCGGGTTCATGGAGCAGGTGATGCAGCGTTACCCGAATTTCCGCTTCCAACTGCAGACCAACGGCACCCTGCTGCACCGGCTGCCCGACCATATCCTTGCCCGGCTGTCGAATGTCCTGGTGTCGGTCGACGGCGGTGAGAACATCACCGATGGTTTTCGCGGCAAGGGAATTTACCGGCGCGTGCTCGCCAAGACAGCGGAAATCCGCGAGCGGCTGGCCGGCTCGCTGACCGCGCGCGTAACCTGGGGCAGCGCCGACACGACCTTTGAAGAGCTGGATGCGCTACTGGAATCCTTCGACTACGTGTACTGGCAATTCGTGCAGGATGACAAAGCATACGATGAAGATGCAGTCGCGAAAAAACGGCGCGTACTGAGCCGCCTGGTCGAGCGCTTTTTCGCCGGAGGCGAGCTCTACCGTTTCATCCCGATCATGGGCGTGGTGCGCAACAAGGTGCTGCCGTCGCGCGCGATGGAACTCACCTCCGGCTTTACCCAGTGCCGCTCGTCGACGCACATCCTGAACGTGCTGCCGGACGGCTCCATCTATCCGTGCCCGGACATGACCGACAAACCCGCCATGCAGCACGGCAGTGTCGTTGAAAACTGGCTCAGGAGAAGCCCGCTGCAACCGCATTCCGACATGCCGTGCGGCAGCTGTTCTGCCTATTCATTCTGCCGCGGTAATTGCATGAAGAACCTGCATGTTGCCTATGTCGAGGGCGATGCACATTACCGCAGCAAGGTAGTGGAGCCGGTTTGCGAACTGGTGAAGTTCCTCGGCGAAGAAGTGGACCGGCATGACCCGCACGCTTGGTATGCAAACGCGCCGCTGGCGGTGCGCAATGAAGTCGCCAATTGCGAAGTGTACGAGTACGTCGAAGTCATGCCCTGA
- a CDS encoding chemotaxis protein CheW — MTSDTDSLPIDTFLPYMRDVMRCEQSLRELNLMWRMIEASAKMNCPVEAKAILPTMAATRAGFNRLEQDLVNSLVREKVGNVLAEIATKAQYVIDIVVRNLYERTADVGFLATDRELCAFVAGQRDDADAIRLRLRAYRSKYTVYDEIILLDTEGNVLVQINEDTPLEGSTDPLIAASLACDGYVETFRHSDLRPGKQEALIYSRRMLHPDSGAPVGVLCLCFHFEEEMAGIFRSHRDPDGRSNMLLLDAHNRVIASADERWIPVGATVPVNREAQPQLLLYGGREYLVRTFSAAGYQGYMGPPGWQGQVMVPVNVAFHGVGAHTLAALDGDIADGLLSHARSFCPPLFEIMTAADTIRRVVWNGQVMTAGQRGELLKLKTILDQISETGNRSDALFSQSIRDLYETVLASSLRDAEFVSHLLVDLLDRNLYERSDDCRWWALTPELRHVLSSSDRYSAPLDGVTEVLEYINKLYTVYTRIFVYTETGEIIASTNPLENGVPVIGSRIDADTLAKVRALRSEQEYVVTPFAPTPLYGDRPTYVYHAAIRDPSRESTVVGGIGIVFDAEPELAAMLGGALHDKPGTTAFFTDRTGRVLSSTDPARPPGSWLDIDPALLQLDNGSSASRIVIHDGHYSVMGCTASSGYREFKVTDGYREDVLALVFTPFGEARGSSGGANRNDTTIETDLTINGGTEYATFFVDGALFALPAACVRQALPASQVAPVSMGGRRERVGLLAVEQQGEDKGYVWVFDLAHLMHGKPTSLDNGSQVVVVSHGERQVGLLVGDLHGVPEFQPAQIVPTPFAAQADGLLVKQVIKANGGRLLIQAIDIAQLFSCLADPSLPTLLNLVDAKQLITDVHAAQCENGGIIVGEAA; from the coding sequence ATGACGAGCGATACCGACTCCCTGCCGATCGATACCTTCCTCCCCTACATGCGCGACGTGATGCGCTGCGAGCAATCGCTGCGCGAGCTGAACCTGATGTGGCGCATGATCGAGGCGTCGGCCAAGATGAACTGCCCCGTCGAGGCCAAGGCGATCCTGCCGACCATGGCTGCCACCCGCGCCGGGTTCAACCGCCTGGAGCAGGATCTGGTCAACAGCCTGGTACGCGAAAAGGTCGGCAACGTGCTCGCCGAGATTGCCACCAAGGCGCAGTACGTGATCGACATCGTGGTGCGCAACCTGTACGAGCGCACTGCCGACGTCGGCTTTCTCGCCACCGACCGCGAGCTGTGCGCGTTCGTCGCCGGCCAGCGCGACGACGCCGACGCCATCCGCCTGCGCCTGCGCGCCTACCGCAGCAAGTACACCGTGTACGACGAGATCATCCTGCTCGACACCGAAGGCAATGTGCTGGTGCAGATCAATGAGGACACGCCGCTCGAAGGCAGCACTGATCCGCTGATCGCCGCGTCGCTCGCTTGCGACGGCTATGTCGAAACTTTCCGCCACAGCGACCTGCGGCCGGGCAAGCAGGAAGCGCTGATCTATTCGCGCCGCATGCTGCACCCGGATTCTGGCGCGCCGGTCGGCGTGCTGTGCCTGTGCTTTCATTTCGAGGAAGAGATGGCCGGCATCTTTCGCTCGCACCGCGACCCGGACGGGCGCTCCAACATGCTGCTGCTCGACGCCCACAACCGCGTGATCGCGAGCGCCGACGAACGCTGGATTCCGGTCGGCGCCACGGTTCCGGTCAACCGCGAGGCGCAGCCGCAACTGCTTCTGTATGGCGGGCGAGAGTACCTGGTGCGCACTTTTTCCGCCGCAGGCTACCAAGGCTACATGGGGCCGCCCGGATGGCAGGGGCAGGTGATGGTGCCGGTCAACGTCGCCTTCCATGGCGTTGGCGCGCACACATTGGCGGCGCTCGACGGCGATATCGCCGACGGTCTGCTGTCGCATGCGCGTTCGTTCTGCCCGCCGCTGTTCGAGATCATGACCGCGGCCGACACCATCCGCCGCGTGGTGTGGAACGGGCAGGTGATGACCGCCGGCCAGCGCGGCGAACTGCTGAAGCTGAAAACCATCCTCGACCAGATCAGCGAAACCGGCAACCGCAGCGATGCGCTGTTTTCGCAGTCGATCCGCGACCTGTACGAAACGGTGCTGGCGTCTTCCCTGCGCGACGCGGAGTTCGTGTCGCACCTGCTGGTCGATCTGCTCGACCGCAACCTGTACGAGCGCTCGGACGACTGCCGCTGGTGGGCGCTCACGCCGGAGCTGCGCCACGTGCTGTCCTCGTCCGACCGCTACAGCGCGCCACTGGACGGGGTCACCGAGGTGCTGGAGTACATCAACAAGCTGTACACGGTGTACACCCGCATTTTCGTGTACACCGAAACCGGCGAAATCATCGCCAGCACCAATCCGCTGGAAAACGGAGTGCCGGTGATCGGCAGCCGCATCGACGCCGATACGCTGGCCAAGGTGCGCGCCCTGCGCAGCGAGCAGGAGTATGTCGTAACACCGTTTGCGCCGACGCCCTTGTACGGCGACCGTCCGACCTATGTCTATCATGCGGCGATACGCGATCCGTCGCGCGAATCGACGGTCGTCGGCGGCATCGGCATCGTGTTCGACGCAGAACCGGAGCTGGCAGCGATGCTCGGCGGCGCACTGCACGACAAACCCGGCACCACCGCTTTTTTCACCGACCGCACCGGCCGCGTGCTGTCATCCACCGACCCGGCGCGCCCGCCGGGCTCGTGGCTGGACATCGACCCGGCACTGCTGCAGCTGGACAACGGCAGCAGTGCCTCGCGCATCGTCATCCATGACGGGCATTATTCGGTCATGGGCTGCACCGCATCGAGCGGCTACCGCGAATTCAAGGTGACCGATGGCTACCGGGAAGATGTGCTGGCGCTGGTGTTCACCCCCTTCGGCGAAGCACGCGGCAGTAGCGGAGGCGCGAACCGCAACGACACGACAATCGAAACCGACTTGACCATCAACGGCGGCACAGAATACGCCACCTTCTTCGTCGACGGTGCACTGTTCGCCTTGCCCGCCGCCTGCGTGCGGCAAGCATTGCCGGCGTCGCAGGTAGCGCCCGTATCGATGGGCGGCCGGCGCGAGCGCGTCGGCTTGCTCGCGGTGGAGCAGCAAGGCGAAGATAAAGGCTATGTCTGGGTCTTCGACCTGGCCCATCTGATGCATGGCAAGCCGACCTCGCTCGACAACGGCAGCCAGGTGGTGGTGGTGAGTCACGGCGAGCGGCAAGTCGGCCTGCTGGTCGGGGACTTGCACGGCGTGCCGGAATTTCAGCCCGCGCAAATCGTGCCGACACCGTTTGCCGCCCAAGCCGATGGCTTGCTGGTCAAGCAGGTGATCAAGGCCAACGGCGGGCGCCTGCTGATCCAGGCCATCGATATCGCGCAGCTGTTTTCCTGCCTGGCGGATCCATCGCTGCCGACCTTGCTGAATCTGGTCGACGCGAAACAGTTGATTACGGACGTGCATGCCGCACAATGCGAAAACGGCGGCATCATCGTCGGGGAGGCGGCATGA
- a CDS encoding cytochrome b, whose product MSIDSQIPAHYDGKTIRLHWITALLVILLWCLGETIDWFPRGTPRVTMRSLHISLGVILGLVIAYRIWWRSTGGVRLPPAETGKLQTLATAIHFLLYAGVVATVVIGVANVWVRGDTIFNLFTVPKLDPANKPLRETIEELHELAANIVIVLAALHAGAALMHHYLWKDQVLRRMLPGSR is encoded by the coding sequence ATGAGCATTGATAGCCAGATTCCGGCCCACTATGACGGGAAGACGATACGACTGCACTGGATCACGGCGCTGCTCGTAATCCTGCTGTGGTGTCTGGGAGAGACGATCGACTGGTTTCCTCGAGGTACGCCGCGTGTCACGATGCGTAGCTTGCATATCAGCCTGGGTGTCATTCTTGGATTGGTGATTGCATATCGCATTTGGTGGCGCAGTACGGGAGGCGTGCGCTTGCCGCCGGCCGAAACCGGAAAGCTTCAGACGCTGGCGACGGCCATACATTTTCTGCTGTATGCCGGGGTCGTCGCTACTGTCGTAATCGGTGTTGCTAATGTCTGGGTAAGGGGCGACACGATTTTCAACCTGTTTACTGTGCCGAAACTCGATCCGGCCAACAAACCGTTGCGAGAAACGATAGAGGAGCTGCATGAACTTGCCGCGAACATCGTCATCGTGCTCGCGGCTCTGCATGCCGGCGCGGCATTGATGCATCATTACCTGTGGAAGGACCAAGTCTTGCGGCGTATGTTGCCGGGTAGCCGGTAA
- a CDS encoding hemerythrin domain-containing protein yields MNIDKFKHQHIEILTCIATLRDLVKSGIRDNAADISRMIIGMSSTIKLHLAVEDTILYPALQATKNPALARMGKRFQDEMTSIAQAYLDFARRWNTPATVSGNPEQFRADANSVLKVLYERMRKEDTDFYPVIEAS; encoded by the coding sequence ATGAACATCGACAAGTTCAAGCATCAGCATATTGAAATCCTCACGTGCATCGCGACCTTGCGGGACCTGGTCAAGAGCGGGATCCGCGACAATGCCGCCGACATCTCCCGCATGATCATCGGGATGAGCTCGACCATCAAGCTGCACCTGGCAGTCGAGGACACGATCCTGTATCCGGCGCTGCAGGCGACGAAAAATCCCGCACTCGCGCGCATGGGGAAACGGTTTCAGGATGAAATGACGAGTATCGCGCAGGCCTACCTCGATTTCGCGCGCCGCTGGAACACGCCGGCGACCGTCTCCGGCAACCCGGAACAATTCCGCGCCGACGCCAACAGCGTGCTCAAGGTGCTGTACGAGCGCATGCGCAAGGAAGACACCGACTTTTACCCGGTCATCGAGGCCAGCTGA